A window from Verrucomicrobiota bacterium encodes these proteins:
- the mtnA gene encoding S-methyl-5-thioribose-1-phosphate isomerase: protein MRVRLRGQPRDIRTVRFDARRNEVILIDQRLLPHQLAFHRTSDFRHTARAIRDMVVRGAGAIGATAAFGLAQGIRASRAKTLAGLRKDALKVCAALAQARPTAVDPVNAMNSMLAELESADSPIHFTELALTLAEAFADEDVHHCLELGRHGAQLVKNGHRILTHCNAGALAFVDVGSATAPIYEAHRRGRRFVVFCDETRPRCQGASLTAWELGQHGVEHAVIADNAAGYLMQRGQIDCVIVGSDRVVARTGDAANKIGTYTKAVLAHRHGIPFYVAIPLSTLDWQLENGAQIPIEERDPEEVLSAWGWNRRTGRTQVRIAAPGSRALNPGFDVTPGALITGFITPRGIIAPQALWTNRQRLGCPRAI, encoded by the coding sequence ATGCGCGTCCGCCTCCGCGGCCAACCCCGGGACATTCGCACCGTTCGATTCGACGCCCGCCGCAACGAGGTGATCCTCATCGATCAACGCCTGCTCCCCCATCAACTGGCCTTCCACCGCACCTCGGACTTTCGCCACACCGCCCGGGCCATCCGCGATATGGTCGTGCGCGGCGCCGGCGCCATCGGCGCCACCGCAGCTTTCGGACTCGCCCAAGGCATCCGCGCCTCCCGCGCTAAGACCCTTGCCGGACTGCGAAAGGACGCCTTGAAGGTGTGTGCCGCTCTCGCCCAAGCGCGCCCCACCGCCGTCGATCCCGTCAACGCCATGAACAGCATGCTGGCGGAACTCGAAAGCGCGGATTCCCCCATCCACTTCACCGAACTCGCGCTCACCTTGGCGGAGGCGTTTGCGGATGAGGACGTCCACCACTGTCTCGAACTCGGCCGGCATGGAGCTCAACTGGTCAAGAACGGGCACCGCATTCTGACCCATTGCAACGCGGGCGCCCTGGCGTTCGTTGATGTCGGATCCGCCACCGCCCCGATCTACGAAGCCCATCGCCGCGGCCGGCGCTTCGTCGTCTTTTGCGACGAAACCCGACCCCGCTGCCAGGGCGCTTCCCTCACCGCATGGGAACTCGGGCAACACGGTGTCGAACACGCCGTGATCGCCGACAATGCGGCCGGATACCTCATGCAACGTGGTCAAATCGACTGCGTGATCGTTGGCAGCGACCGCGTCGTGGCCCGCACCGGAGACGCGGCCAACAAAATCGGCACCTACACCAAAGCCGTGCTCGCCCACCGCCATGGCATCCCCTTCTACGTCGCCATTCCCCTCTCAACGCTCGATTGGCAACTGGAAAACGGCGCCCAAATCCCGATCGAGGAACGCGACCCCGAGGAAGTCCTCAGCGCCTGGGGATGGAACCGCAGGACAGGACGGACTCAAGTCCGAATCGCCGCCCCTGGCAGTAGAGCCCTCAATCCGGGCTTCGATGTCACCCCGGGCGCGCTGATCACCGG
- a CDS encoding phosphoribosylaminoimidazolesuccinocarboxamide synthase, with protein sequence MCDEPLLELTLPGLKKLRGGKVREIFELGDHLLFVATDRISAFDCILPTGIPRKGEVLSQISHFWFNKTAGIIPNHRAQFAGKSPESVIQEIDPSLVDRSMIVEKAQPLPIECVVRGYLAGSGWKEYRRSGTVCGIPLPEDLAESAELPEPIFTPATKAQTGHDENISFEQAGSLMDRTLLEQAREASLKLYSLAREYAIKRGIIIADTKFEFGLFQGHLILIDEALTPDSSRFWPVNLYTPGTSQPSFDKQYVRDYLEQIGWNKLPPAPALPKDVVIQTRDKYLEAYARLTGNVL encoded by the coding sequence ATGTGCGATGAACCGCTGCTGGAGCTGACGCTGCCCGGCTTGAAGAAACTGCGCGGCGGCAAAGTTCGGGAGATTTTCGAACTGGGGGATCACCTCCTGTTCGTCGCCACCGACCGTATCTCCGCGTTCGATTGCATTCTGCCCACCGGCATCCCCCGCAAAGGCGAAGTCCTGAGTCAAATCTCCCACTTCTGGTTCAACAAAACCGCTGGGATCATCCCCAACCATCGGGCTCAGTTCGCTGGAAAATCCCCAGAGTCCGTCATTCAGGAAATCGATCCCTCGCTCGTGGACCGTTCCATGATCGTCGAAAAGGCCCAACCGCTGCCCATCGAGTGTGTCGTGCGGGGTTATCTGGCCGGCTCGGGATGGAAAGAATACCGGCGCTCCGGCACCGTCTGCGGCATCCCTCTTCCCGAAGACCTGGCAGAATCCGCGGAACTTCCCGAACCCATCTTCACTCCCGCGACCAAGGCCCAAACCGGACACGACGAGAATATCTCCTTCGAGCAGGCAGGGAGCCTGATGGATCGCACTTTGCTCGAACAAGCCAGAGAAGCCAGCCTCAAGCTCTATAGCCTGGCCCGCGAATACGCCATCAAACGCGGCATCATCATCGCCGACACCAAATTCGAATTCGGACTTTTCCAGGGCCACTTGATCCTGATCGATGAAGCCTTAACCCCCGATTCCAGCCGTTTCTGGCCCGTCAACCTCTACACGCCCGGCACCAGCCAGCCGAGTTTCGACAAGCAATACGTGCGTGATTATCTCGAACAAATCGGCTGGAACAAACTCCCTCCCGCACCCGCGCTTCCCAAGGATGTCGTCATCCAGACTCGTGACAAATATTTGGAAGCCTACGCGCGCCTGACCGGGAACGTCCTCTGA